In Gimesia panareensis, the genomic window ACTGCTGAGGGCGCGAACTGTGATTGATACATCCGGTGATGGCGATATTGCTGCCAAAGCCGGAGCCCCCTTTGAAGTGGGGCGTAAGGCGGACGGCAAAATGATGCCGGTGACGCTGTTTCTGACCATTGGAAATGTCGATGACGAACGCGTGATTGCCTGGATGCAGGAGCATGAGGTGCTGCATCCGGGAGAACGGCTGTTTGAATGTATTGTCAAACAGGCCCGGGAAAGCGGTGAGTGGACGCTGGAACGCGAGTTTCTGAATATTTATCGTGAGCCGACTCCGGGGCAGTGGCGGGTCAACACAACCCGTGTCCAGAACGTGGACGGTACGAATCCCGATGATCTTTCCCGGGCGGAAATCGAGAGTCGGCGTCAGGCGTGGGAGTTGATTCGGTTTTTCCGATCCCATTGTCCCGGCCTGGAAAATGCACAATTGCTGGCCACGGGCACTCAAGTGGGTGTGAGGGAAACACGTCACATTCTGGGGGACTATGTGCTCAATGGGGCAGATGTGCTCGAAGGGCGGAAGTTCGAGGATTCCATAGCGCAGTGTTCCTATCCAATTGATATTCACGATCCCCAGGGGCCCCGGGGAAGGCTGGAAGGGATTCACGCCGATCATTATGAAATTCCCTATCGCTGCCTGGTGCCACGCGATGTAGAGAACCTGCTGGTGGCCGGCCGTCCGAT contains:
- a CDS encoding FAD-dependent oxidoreductase — protein: MGLQAMSEVNESITQTWEIPLRETVDVAVIGGGSAGVAAATAAARNGASTVLVERYGFLGGTSTAGMVGPFMTSYTPDGKRQLVAGIFQEVIDKMVAMGGAVDPSTTEAGSAWASFIDLGHANVTPFSVEALKMAALEMVCDAGARIRFHTSFVDVVMRDQQIDGIVILDKAGLGLLRARTVIDTSGDGDIAAKAGAPFEVGRKADGKMMPVTLFLTIGNVDDERVIAWMQEHEVLHPGERLFECIVKQARESGEWTLEREFLNIYREPTPGQWRVNTTRVQNVDGTNPDDLSRAEIESRRQAWELIRFFRSHCPGLENAQLLATGTQVGVRETRHILGDYVLNGADVLEGRKFEDSIAQCSYPIDIHDPQGPRGRLEGIHADHYEIPYRCLVPRDVENLLVAGRPISADHEGAASARVIPPCYATGQAAGTAASLAIKQGVTPRDVDIDQLRTTLSEQGAIV